GGCAGTCAAAAAATCAATCTGCATCAAATCGGCCAGGAAATCGAACCGCACGCAGCCGTTCCCACACCCGGTTCCGCCGATTTGTGCTTTGTGGCGGGAGTCTCGACGAGCGAGCTCTTGACGCATCTAAAACGGGAACAAATCCCCATCCTCAAGGGACCGGTACCGCGGGCGGGTGCGATTGGACCGATCACATCGATTTACCTTCGCGATCCAGACGAAAACCTTTTAGAGATATCAACTTACTAAGATGGATCAAACGCGATTGATTGGAGAATTCTGTTACGAAAGGGACGTCCAGCGTTCTTGGAGTCCGAATTAAAAAATACGAATCGCAAAGCGCCCACCCCGGCAATACATTTGCCGCCTCACGGGATTGTCCCTGAAGTCGATCTACGACACGAAGGGGATAACACAGACAGAATGGCCCGATTTTGTCGCTCATCCAGCCCCCGCACCACTTGACGAGGATGTAAGAAAACCGGTCGGGATGCCACGCAGATGGAGGACGCCGGACGGCGTCCATTTTACAGTAAACCATTATTCAACAAATGTTTGCGACGATTTCAACCCCTACTGAAACTTCGGTGTTCCTCGCAGTTCATTGCTTCTCAACGATTTTGAAGCGTGATAACATTCACAATATAGAGTGAAATGTCGATTTAGCGACGCGTTTCAAGTCATCGCAATCGGGCGAATCACACCCAAAACGCAATCCGGCACACACGATCCGCGAACCTCGCGGTGGCCATTGAGTCAATTTAACGGGCAAGGAAACTGATATGGCGGCAACGAATCCGTTTGGGGCGGAGTCTGTTCTCAAGACGAGCGGCGGCGAGTTCAAGTATTACTCGCTGCCAAAACTCGCGGCCAAAGGATTTGGTCAAATCGATACGCTGCCGTTTTCGATGCGAGTTTTGCTTGAATCGTGTCTTCGCAATGTCGACGGGTTCCTCGTCAACGAAGAACATGTCGCCCAAGTCGCCAACTGGGACGCAGCCAAGCCGCAACAGGTCGAAGTTCCGTTCATGGTTGGCCGCGTCGTGCTGCAAGACTTCACGGGCGTCCCCGCAGTCGTCGATATGGCCGCGCTGCGAGACGCCATGATCCGGATGGGTGGCGACCCCAAGAAGATCAATCCCCTGGTCCAGTGCGACCTGGTCATCGATCACTCGGTGCAGGTGGATTACTTCGGCGCGAGCGAATCACTGCAGAAAAACGTCGATTTGGAATTCGAGCGAAATCTTGAACGTTACCAGTTGCTGCGTTGGGCACAACAAGGCCTGAGCAATTTCCGCGTGGTGCCACCCGCCACTGGGATCGTGCATCAGGTCAACCTGGAATACCTCGCGAAAGTCGTTCTGACAAAGAACGGCGTCGCCTATCCCGACAGCCTGGTCGGAACCGACAGCCATACAACCATGATCAACGGCTTGGGCGTCGTTGGGTGGGGCGTGGGCGGGATTGAAGCCGAAGCGGTGATGCTGGGCCAGCCGATTTACATGCTGATGCCGGAAGTCGTTGGCTTCAAACTGATCGGCAAGCTTCCTGAAGGCACAACCGCAACCGACCTCGTTTTGACCGTAACGCAAATGCTGCGTAAGCACGGGGTGGTGAATAAGTTCGTCGAATTCTACGGCCCGGGCCTCGACGGGATGTCCCTGCCAGACCGCGCCACACTCGCGAACATGGCTCCAGAGTACGGCGCCACGATGGGCTTCTTCCCGGTGGATGATGAAACCCTGAAGTTCCTCAGCCGCACCGGTCGCACCGCCGCAGAAGTGGAACTGGTCGAAGCCTATTACAAGGCTCAAGGAATGTTCCGCACCGCCAGTTCTCCCGAGCCACGTTTCACATCGAAGCTCGAACTCGACCTGTCGACCGTCGTCGCCTCAATGGCTGGCCCCAAGCGTCCGCAGGATCGCGTGCTGCTGACAGACATGAAAACAGCCTGGATCAAGGAACGCAGCACCAGCTTCGGCCACCCCACCCCAGCAGCGCCCGTCAGCGTCAAAGGTTCTGATGCGAAGATCGGCGACGGAGCTGTGGTGATCGCCGCGATCACCAGTTGCACCAATACCAGCAACCCCTCGGTGATGCTGGGCGCTGGATTACTCGCTCGGAACGCCGTCGCGAAAGGCTTGAAAAGCAAGTCCTGGGTCAAAACCAGTCTCGCTCCCGGTAGTCGCGTTGTCACCGAATACCTCGCCAAATCGGGCCTGGACAAACCACTCGATCAATTGGGATTCAACACCGTCGGCTACGGCTGTACCACATGCATCGGGAACAGCGGACCGCTGCCCGATTCTGTTTCGCAGGCCGTGTCCGAAGGTGACCTGGTCGTTTCCGCGGTGCTTTCTGGAAACCGGAACTTCGAAGGCCGGATCAACCCTCAGGTGAAAGCCAATTACCTGGCCAGTCCACCACTGGTCGTCGCCTACGCCTTGGCCGGAACCACCGACATCGACCTGACCACCGAACCGCTCGGCAAGGATCAGGCGGGCAAAGATGTATTCCTGAAGGATATCTGGCCGACTTCCAAGGAAATCGAAGCCACGATTGCGTCGTCGATCACCCCCGAAATGTTCAAGACGGAATATAGCCACGCCGCTCAGGGCCCCGTCGAATGGCAAAAAATTACGGGGGCCACCGGCCCTCAATACAAGTGGGACGAAAAGAGCACCTACGTTCAAGAGCCGCCGTTCTTCATCGACATGCCCGCCCAGCCGAAACCGATCCACGGGATCAGCGGCGCGATCTGCTTGCTGTCCGTCGGCGATTCGGTCACAACCGACCACATCAGCCCCGCCGGATCGATCAAGGCCAGCTCGCCTGCCGGCCTCTTCCTGCAGGCCAATGGTGTCGCACCGCTCGATTTCAACAGCTACGGTGCCCGTCGTGGTAACGACCGCGTCATGACCCGCGGCACGTTCGCCAACATCCGTCTGCGAAATCTGCTTTGTCCCGGCACCGAAGGCGGTGTCACGAAGTACTTCCCGACCGGCGATCAGATGTCGATTTATGACGCCGCGATGAAATACAAGACCGATGGCACGCCGCTGGTGGTGCTCGCCGGTGCCGAATATGGAACCGGGTCGTCACGCGACTGGGCGGCTAAGGGGACTTACCTGTTGGGAATCCGTGTCGTGATCGCCACCAGCTTCGAGCGAATCCATCGCTCCAACCTGGTCGGTATGGGGGTTCTGCCGCTGCAGTTCCGACCGGGCGAAAATCGAGAATTCCTGGGCTTGGACGGAACAGAAACGTTCGAGATCCAGTTAGATGACAATCTGAAGCCGCTGCAAGCGATTGAAGTGATGGCCACCAAGCCAGACGGGACCGCCATTCACTTCGTGGCCACGTGCCGCATCGATACGCCGGTGGAAGTCGAGTACTACCGTAACGGGGGCATCCTGCATAAGGTGCTTCGCGACCTGCTGAAGAGCTGAGGCGGGAAACGTTGAGGAGGAAGCACCACCAAGGGGGCACTTTCCCCCTCGCCTTCCTCATTCCCAAACTGCCGCTTTTGAAGTTGCGCAGTTTGGGGTTCGAATCAATTTGCAATTTCCTCGTTACCAAGCCCCAGCTTGGTAACGCCTTTTGCGATTTGACCTTCTGTCGAGCAGGAAAGCAGCATCGGACCGACGTATACATTTCGGATATGTAGGAAGCGTTCCCAAGCGGGACGGCGTGTTGATTTAATCGAAAAATTGACGACGCGCGACGATTAAATCAACAAGCCGGGGAGCATGGGAACGAGGGAAACAAGAGGAATTCCTGGATGCGCGTTCTGTGATTCCGCGTTCTATTCTGCGGCCGGACCGATCGAGAGCTCTTCACGCGGGTAATAGTGAATGCCGCCGTTTTCCTCGCTGATCAGCAGATCGATGACGCCGCGTCCCAAGTCGACCGGGGCAGGCGAGCAGTCATGAATATTGAAGGCAATCCGTTCGCCGCGGAATTGCACGAACCGCACATAGTCGAACACCGGATCTTCATTCGTGCCGACATTCCGCAGGAACAGAACCGAAGCCTTATGGTTCGGATAGAACGCACTCGGATAGTAGACCGTCTTCGACGCCGGAAAGGACAACCCGCGTGACGTTCCGATCAGCAGATCCATCTTTCCATCTTGATCCCAATCATGCGCCACGAGCTTGGCTCGGCCAGTCTGTCCGGCCTGTTCGTCGACATTGGCGGTGATGCTCGATCCATCCTGCAATGTCAGTAGTTCACCCCGCTCGACGTTTTCATTGTCGATCCGCCAGAAGCGGCGCAGCAGATTCTGTTCATCCAGACCGATCACGCAAAGGCGTCCGCCACGCTTTCCCCAATCGGTGACAGCCGGTTGGCATCGCCACGCCAAATGCAATTGGATTCCGTCGGAA
This Schlesneria paludicola DSM 18645 DNA region includes the following protein-coding sequences:
- a CDS encoding VOC family protein, coding for MLVTSLDHLVLTVRDIRTTCQFYERVLGMTAVTFGAGRKALQFGSQKINLHQIGQEIEPHAAVPTPGSADLCFVAGVSTSELLTHLKREQIPILKGPVPRAGAIGPITSIYLRDPDENLLEISTY
- the acnA gene encoding aconitate hydratase AcnA, whose protein sequence is MAATNPFGAESVLKTSGGEFKYYSLPKLAAKGFGQIDTLPFSMRVLLESCLRNVDGFLVNEEHVAQVANWDAAKPQQVEVPFMVGRVVLQDFTGVPAVVDMAALRDAMIRMGGDPKKINPLVQCDLVIDHSVQVDYFGASESLQKNVDLEFERNLERYQLLRWAQQGLSNFRVVPPATGIVHQVNLEYLAKVVLTKNGVAYPDSLVGTDSHTTMINGLGVVGWGVGGIEAEAVMLGQPIYMLMPEVVGFKLIGKLPEGTTATDLVLTVTQMLRKHGVVNKFVEFYGPGLDGMSLPDRATLANMAPEYGATMGFFPVDDETLKFLSRTGRTAAEVELVEAYYKAQGMFRTASSPEPRFTSKLELDLSTVVASMAGPKRPQDRVLLTDMKTAWIKERSTSFGHPTPAAPVSVKGSDAKIGDGAVVIAAITSCTNTSNPSVMLGAGLLARNAVAKGLKSKSWVKTSLAPGSRVVTEYLAKSGLDKPLDQLGFNTVGYGCTTCIGNSGPLPDSVSQAVSEGDLVVSAVLSGNRNFEGRINPQVKANYLASPPLVVAYALAGTTDIDLTTEPLGKDQAGKDVFLKDIWPTSKEIEATIASSITPEMFKTEYSHAAQGPVEWQKITGATGPQYKWDEKSTYVQEPPFFIDMPAQPKPIHGISGAICLLSVGDSVTTDHISPAGSIKASSPAGLFLQANGVAPLDFNSYGARRGNDRVMTRGTFANIRLRNLLCPGTEGGVTKYFPTGDQMSIYDAAMKYKTDGTPLVVLAGAEYGTGSSRDWAAKGTYLLGIRVVIATSFERIHRSNLVGMGVLPLQFRPGENREFLGLDGTETFEIQLDDNLKPLQAIEVMATKPDGTAIHFVATCRIDTPVEVEYYRNGGILHKVLRDLLKS